In the genome of Euleptes europaea isolate rEulEur1 chromosome 7, rEulEur1.hap1, whole genome shotgun sequence, one region contains:
- the SIX3 gene encoding homeobox protein SIX3, giving the protein MVFRSPLELYPTHFFLPNFPSDPHHHHRSLLLASGGGGSSSGAGGGGGGSGGGGGGGGGAATGCGSAGSAGGGASSRGAPEELSMFQLPTLNFSPEQVASVCETLEETGDIERLGRFLWSLPVAPGACEAINKHESILRARAVVAFHTGNFRDLYHILENHKFTKESHGKLQAMWLEAHYQEAEKLRGRPLGPVDKYRVRKKFPLPRTIWDGEQKTHCFKERTRSLLREWYLQDPYPNPSKKRELAQATGLTPTQVGNWFKNRRQRDRAAAAKNRLQHQAIGQSGMRSLSEPGCPTHSSAESPSTAASPTTSVSSLTERAETGTSILSVTSSDSECDV; this is encoded by the exons ATGGTGTTCCGATCCCCTCTAGAGCTTTATCCCACCCACTTCTTCCTGCCGAACTTCCCCAGCGACCCGCACCACCACCACCGCTCGCTGCTCTtggccagcggcggcggcggcagcagctccGGAgctggaggaggcggcggcggcagcggcggtggcggcggcggcggcggcggcgctgccaCCGGGTGCGGCAGCGCCGGATCGGCCGGCGGCGGCGCCTCCTCGCGAGGAGCCCCGGAAGAGCTGTCCATGTTCCAGCTGCCCACCCTCAACTTCTCCCCGGAGCAGGTGGCCAGCGTCTGCGAGACGCTGGAGGAGACGGGCGACATCGAGCGGCTGGGCCGGTTCCTGTGGTCGCTGCCGGTAGCCCCCGGGGCGTGCGAGGCCATCAACAAGCACGAGTCCATCCTGCGCGCCCGGGCGGTGGTGGCTTTCCACACTGGCAACTTCCGAGACCTCTACCACATCCTGGAGAACCACAAGTTCACCAAGGAGTCGCACGGCAAGCTGCAGGCCATGTGGCTGGAGGCCCACTACCAGGAGGCCGAGAAGCTGCGCGGCCGCCCCTTGGGGCCCGTCGACAAGTACCGCGTCCGCAAGAAGTTCCCGCTGCCCCGCACCATCTGGGACGGCGAGCAGAAGACGCACTGCTTCAAGGAGCGGACTCGCAGCCTCCTGCGGGAGTGGTACCTCCAggacccctaccccaaccccagcaAGAAAAGGGAACTGGCCCAGGCCACCGGCCTCACCCCCACCCAGGTGGGCAACTGGTTCAAGAACCGGCGGCAGCGGGATCGGGCGGCGGCGGCCAAGAACAG GCTCCAGCACCAAGCCATCGGGCAGAGCGGCATGCGGTCCTTGTCGGAGCCCGGCTGCCCGACCCACAGCTCGGCCGAGTCCCCGTCCACGGCGGCCAGCCCCACCACCAGCGTCTCCAGCTTGACGGAACGGGCCGAGACGGGCACGTCCATCCTCTCGGTCACCTCCAGCGACTCCGAATGTGATGTATGA